GTGGGAGCGGCCATTTTGAGGACCATGTATTTCCTGTTTCTGCAGGTGGGTGTTTGGTGTCATTGTGGTGGTTGAAGGGATCGTCATCATTCCATGTGTAATCACTCCCCACAGGATCAATTATAAACATCACTTTCATAAGGATGTACAAGGCTGCTCTGCCActtatacactgagtttacaaaacattaggaacacatgctctttccatgacataaactgaccaggtgaaagctatgatcccttattgatgtcacctgttaaatcaacttcaatcagtgtagatgacagGTTAATGACAcatttttaagcctcgagacaattgagacatggattgtgtatgtgtgccattcagagggtgaatgggcaagacaaaatatttaagtgcctttgaacggggtatggtagtagatgccaggcgcactggtttgagtgtgtcaagagctgcaacgctgctgagtttttcagGCTTAAcattttcctgtgtgtatcaagaatggtccaccacccaaaggacatccagccaacttgacacaactgtgggaagcattggagtcaacatgggccagcatccctttcGACACTTTatatgccctgacgaattgaggctgttctgagggcaaaatggggtgcaactcaatattaggatggtgttcctaatgttttgtacactcagtgtatataataataataataataattataataatgataatgataattataataataatttgttctcaATATCATGATATATTGCATGTAGGTATACTGAATGCATGATGTTGAAACCGATCACATTGCAATTTTAGATATTACCATTTGAATCAGAGAGCATGCTAAACCTATAGCTGCTTTTAAGAGCTATCTACAGTATACGGTTGTTATGCATTTACTgttcactattattattataattctaaataattattataattatcatcatcattattatcaGCATTACAATAGCCATATTGTTTGTATCAAAGGGCAACGTTTTGTAATCATATTTCATATATTTTCATTAAATGGAGAGTAAAGATCCCCCTTCTCCATTGACCCTGTTTATGTAAATGTGCATGAGAGGGAACGCTTTGTGATGCTACAAAAATTTAAGCCAAAATAAATTCAATCAAACACTCTGCCAGTTTCCCCTTTTAGCTCTTGCTCATCCAAAACCTGTACTACAGTATGTCCCTTTCCAGCACAGGAGCAGGCAGGGGAAATGTCGGCCATCTTGTTTCTAGCCAAACAAAGTTTTCATAGTGATGACTGCTATGACAGCAGTTCATATATTCTTCAGAAGCTGTGGCTATTTAGTCAGAAACTTGGTAAAGATTCTTCATAATTTATCTATTCGaatgaaaatatatttatatattatatgTACTTTCACAGTTTATTTGTATCTTTCGTAGTCCTTTTtgctattacattttttttaaaatgatGATTCACCCCATTTTCCTTCTTCTCCTTTAAAGAGAGTAGCCAGTCAGGTGTGAAAGAGGGGAGAAAGTGAGATTGAGCCCACTAAGTAAAACACAAccgttgttgatgttgttgtttccTCTTCCTACACAGTGCTTGTTGTCTGACACTAAACGGTGTTCTGCTCAATGGTTTCCTTTCTGTCCTGTTCCACAGAGTGCATCTGGGCAGCCCTGTACTGCTCTGAGAGTATCCCAAACACTAATCCGCCTACTTCAATAGAGTGACTCAGATCTTATctctatatatactgtacatggtgATCTGTATATAGTTATAACTGTTGTGATTCTTATTGTGTCTGAGTATTGAACCTGGTCACCTGATTCAGTCTGGGAATGCTGCTGATGGATATATAGATTGCGAGGGCTTTTACTTTGGCACAGATATGCGCAAGTTTGGCACATAGTTGTCAATCTCATAATGCACTGTGTATGTGTTAGCTGAAAGAGTGTTCCTGTCGTTGTGtcgggctgtgtgtgtgtgtgtcttggagtGTCTCAGAAGATGTTAATGCTTGGACGGGTGTTGAGCAGACACAGTAGAGGTGTGAGAACAATCTACCCCTTCACTCACTCACGTACGGCTTGCTCGTCTGTctgtttgcctctctctctctctctctctctctctctctctctctctctctctctctctctctctctctctctctctctctctctctctctctctctctctctctctctctctctctctctctctgtaatattTCATATTCTGCCTGCCTACACTTCCTATCAAAATATGGCCATGGGGATACTACaatcagactcctctctctctctctctccctccctccatctccctgtttttctgtctcttcatctctttctctttttccatctgtctctgtctttctctcagaTCTGAGTCTCTTGCACATTCTCCTTGGAGCCACTCTTGAAGAGCAGAGGCTCGATCTGAGGGTTCTGGCCTTTCCCCAAGAGCCCCTTCAGAGAGCTGTGGATGCCCAGCTGGGGCAGGGGCACAGGGGAGGGCAGCGAGCCACCCGTGGGGGTGCCACCGCTGGTGGAGGTGGGTCCCTGTGCGCAGGAGTTGGGGGTGCTCTGGGTCTGGgagcagggggagagggagggattgttgttgttgttgaggccCATGCCCAGGCCCATCATGTTGTTGTTGAAGTGGTGTGCCTTGTAGTAGTGGTTGAGGTGCTCCTGTCTGGCCAGGTTGGGCAGGTTGACCATCTCCGGGTGGTGCATCCTCAGGCTCtgccctcctcctactcctcccccTCCGCCTCCATCCCGAGAGACGGTGCCTCCCCCCGAGATGCCGCTCCCGCGTCCGCCGGCACCGGCGCCAATCTCGTCCTCCACGTTGATGATTTCGATGGCGCGGGTGGGGCCGTGGTGCTTGTGCAGCTGGTGCTGCTTCCTCAGCTTGTAGAAGACCACCAGCATCACGGCTGCCATGAAGGTGATGGCCACGAAGCAGCCAATGATGATCTTGGTGGTCTTCATCACGTCGTCAAGGCCAGAGTAGCCCGTCTCAGCAGTGATGGGCACAGTAAAGGTGGGCCGGGTGGCCCGGGACGAGGACAAGGACCAGGCTGACAAAGAGGAGGCGGTGGTAGGGACCCCCCCCCTCCACTGGTGGCCAGATGGGGTAATGACGTATGACTCATTGTGGCTATTCATGACACCCGCGTAGACTGTCGGGCCCTCGTTGGGCTCCACCGTCTCCACGGTGACAGTAGTGAAGTAGCTGACGCCAACGTCGGCAGCAGTGACGTTGAGCACGGCGGTTGCCGTGGTGTTGCCAGCCGAGTTGGTCACCATGCAGGTGTACTGACCCGTGTCCCTCAGCGTGACGTTGGTAAAGTTGAGCGTACCGTCGTGCAGGACGGAGATCCGGACCCGGTAGGAGCCATGGGTCATCAGGGTGCCGTTGGGCGTGAGCCAGTTGACCGAGGTCATGGTGGTGCCCGTGCGACACTTCAGCTCTGCAGCCATGCCCTCGGTAACGTTGAGGTCGGTGGGTGGCTCCACGATGACAGGAGCGTAGCAGGTGAAGTGGCTCTGGTCCAGCTCCCCAATGTACCTGCCCTTCAGGCCTGGGGGAGCGTGGCAGCGGGCGCAGCACGTGGTGTTACTGGGCACCGTCTCCTTTAGCCACCAGCTGAGCCACAGCACGTCACAGTTGCACACCCAGGGGTTGTGGTTGAGGTGCACCCGCTCCAGCTGGTGCAGCGGGGTGAAGAGGTCATGGGGCAGCGAGTGCAGGGAGTTGTGGGAAAGGTTGAGCTCCTCTAGGTTCTTCAGGTCGTCGAAGGCGTTGCGCTCGATGACCTTCACTTGCGAGTGCATGAGCCACAGTTTACGGAGTGACACCAGGCCCTGGAAAGAGCCAGGCCGGATGATCTCCAGACGGTTCCCAGACAGCTCCAGCTCCTCCAGACGCACCAGGGCCGTCAGGTTGGGGATGTCCTTCAGACCACACATGCCCAGGTTCAGGTAGCGCAGGTTGACCAGGCCCACGAAGGCGGCGTCTGAGATGTAGTCCAGCTTCTTGAGCTCTCCCAGGTCCAGGCGCCGCAGCGAGGGCACGCGGTGGAAGGCGTAGCCCGGCAGCGTCTCGATGGGGTTGTTCCGTAGCCACAGCTCCCGCAGCTTGCTGAGGTACTCGAAGGCCTGTGAGGGGACCAGAGTGAGGCGGTTGTCGAACAGCTCCAGCGTGTTGAGGTTGGGCAGGCCATTGAATGCTCCCACCTCAATCTGACTGATTTTGTTCTTAGACAGCTGCAGGATCTCAAGGTGCCTCAAGTGCTTGAAGGTGTCTGACTTGATAAGCTGgtgggcagagaggaagagggagaatgtTAATATCTCACACCATAAAGAGTGACTAGACTGTGTAAACAGGGTGCAGCTCCAGTGCCTGGGACAGCTGGGTAGTGTGAAAGCAATAGCACAGGTGTGAATGCAGAGAAACTATCGGAACTCAAATCTTACAGCGAAAGAAAACAAAAACTTAAAATCACTGATATGAGCCAAATAAAAATTCACAACACTACAAAAAAATTATGAACACAGAATTTCACACCTCCAAATGGTGGAGGCTAAAATGATAAATTGTGGTGTATCCATTATGCTAAATtaacagacaacagacatggtTGTTTTTCTCAGAGAGAAGAACTGGACTGGGTGGACCCCTGGACACCCCACACTAGTATCTGGTCTGTCCAAATTGAGCTCATTTGGCCAGGCGTCAGACACACAGCTAGTGAGCGGGACTGAAATCCCTTTAAATCTATGGCTGTGTGAGATATGTGTGGCCAATGCTCTCAGTGAGGGAGGCAGTGAGAAGCTCCTGGAGCCAGGCCAATGCATCCTCCTTATGTGGAGCAGGAGGGGGGAGGGTGATAGGGAGGGGTGGGGTTGTTTAAGAGGGGAGTGGGGGCTGTCAAAGCTTTACTCTCAGGGTActtgggggagagaagagaaaaaatAAGCCAGAGAATCTAGGATGCCTCCAGGTGTTACAATATTTTTAGATTTTTAATCATTTCAAGTGGGGCTTCGGGATACAACAAACCCAATCAGAATCCGTTGGTTAAGAGGGAGGCGTAATGAATAGtgttattatttctttattttatattTCAACAAGCTG
This sequence is a window from Coregonus clupeaformis isolate EN_2021a chromosome 7, ASM2061545v1, whole genome shotgun sequence. Protein-coding genes within it:
- the LOC121568963 gene encoding leucine-rich repeat-containing protein 4B-like — protein: MRITTVTCLPCPSPLLLLLVQLLLRLLLPGPEFVGAASPCPTHCSCSNQASRVICTRQSLDGVPESISVNTRYLNLQENSIELIKSDTFKHLRHLEILQLSKNKISQIEVGAFNGLPNLNTLELFDNRLTLVPSQAFEYLSKLRELWLRNNPIETLPGYAFHRVPSLRRLDLGELKKLDYISDAAFVGLVNLRYLNLGMCGLKDIPNLTALVRLEELELSGNRLEIIRPGSFQGLVSLRKLWLMHSQVKVIERNAFDDLKNLEELNLSHNSLHSLPHDLFTPLHQLERVHLNHNPWVCNCDVLWLSWWLKETVPSNTTCCARCHAPPGLKGRYIGELDQSHFTCYAPVIVEPPTDLNVTEGMAAELKCRTGTTMTSVNWLTPNGTLMTHGSYRVRISVLHDGTLNFTNVTLRDTGQYTCMVTNSAGNTTATAVLNVTAADVGVSYFTTVTVETVEPNEGPTVYAGVMNSHNESYVITPSGHQWRGGVPTTASSLSAWSLSSSRATRPTFTVPITAETGYSGLDDVMKTTKIIIGCFVAITFMAAVMLVVFYKLRKQHQLHKHHGPTRAIEIINVEDEIGAGAGGRGSGISGGGTVSRDGGGGGGVGGGQSLRMHHPEMVNLPNLARQEHLNHYYKAHHFNNNMMGLGMGLNNNNNPSLSPCSQTQSTPNSCAQGPTSTSGGTPTGGSLPSPVPLPQLGIHSSLKGLLGKGQNPQIEPLLFKSGSKENVQETQI